In the genome of Vicia villosa cultivar HV-30 ecotype Madison, WI linkage group LG7, Vvil1.0, whole genome shotgun sequence, one region contains:
- the LOC131619797 gene encoding uncharacterized mitochondrial protein AtMg01250-like gives MSVLVNESATKVFLAQRGLRQGDPLSPFLFVLAMEGLTTLVKKPVEVGDFKPFKFGEEDYVDILQFADDTVILGEPTCDNLWSMKAILRGFELISGLKINFSKSNVIGVHISDWMMHTATSFLACKKGNVPFKFLDIWVGINPRRKKGWKEVLSHMKNRLSTWKGRNISIGGRLILINSVLNVIPTFTLSFYKAPK, from the coding sequence ATGTCCGTTTTAGTCAACGAGAGTGCGACGAAAGTTTTTTTGGCCCAAAGAGGTTTGCGTCAAGGTGATCCGTTGTCGCCTTTCTTATTCGTGCTTGCTATGGAAGGTTTGACCACTTTAGTCAAAAAGCCGGTGGAAGTGGGGGATTTTAAACCGTTCAAATTTGGGGAGGAGGATTATGTagacattcttcaatttgcggacgataccGTTATCCTTGGAGAACCGACTTGTGACAACCTTTGGAGTATGAAAGCGATTTTAAGGGGTTTCGAACTCATATCGGGTTTGAAAATTAACTTTTCCAAGAGTAATGTTATAGGAGTGCATATTAGTGATTGGATGATGCATACGGCAACATCTTTTCTAGCTTGCAAGAAAGGTAATGTTCCGTTCAAGTTCCTTGACATTTGGGTGGGTATCAATCCTAGAAGGAAGAAGGGGTGGAAGGAGGTTCTATCTCATATGAAAAATAGACTTTCGACTTGGAAAGGTAGAAATATCTCCATTGGAGGTAGGTTGATTCTTATCAATTCGGTTCTAAATGTTATTCCAACGTTCACTCTTTCTTTTTATAAGGCTCCTAAGTAG
- the LOC131619798 gene encoding uncharacterized protein LOC131619798, producing MNRALLLKWEWRILREKNAIWSRFLEVRYHNPKLIVQVSSGGGLNKDDSIWWRDVIQNDLNPDIFDEGFSGCVKSILNKGDNILFWHSIWLGDQTLRGIFPELYDRSTKKLCTVEHISQFMDGVDLWNCSKLFAEAEIAASNSVLHLSTAEAAAGADSVGLQSQAAVLAQSLHDYWQQVMRDQNAEDLHVWILNGNDEFSVSSLTSLSEDNSDFAWTMDKVNNMRVIWNPSLPLRIKVVSWRFFAERIPVKDLMLQRGVSNFPTYDCVFCSAQPESLKHLFFDCLISKEVWKRIFIWMGEASHIYFQDFMCFESIQNKVKNSKIKASINVIWIATVWSLWIMRNSIIFEDKSYSFDEVFSNTLFLSWRWLGLSHKLAQDSFYVWYKRPLDCFKCN from the coding sequence ATGAATAGAGCATTACTATTAAAATGGGAGTGGAGGATTCTAAGGGAGAAAAATGCTATTTGGAGTAGATTTCTAGAGGTGAGGTATCATAATCCTAAATTGATTGTTCAAGTGTCTAGTGGAGGTGGTTTAAACAAAGACGATTCTATTTGGTGGAGGGATGTGATCCAAAACGATTTAAATCCTGATATCTTTGATGAAGGTTTCTCTGGttgtgtgaaaagcattttaaaCAAGGGAGACAacattcttttttggcatagtaTTTGGTTGGGAGATCAAACTCTTCGCGGAATATTCCCGGAATTGTATGATAGATCAACCAAAAAACTGTGCACGGTGGAGCATATATCGCAATTCATGGATGGCGTTGATTTGTGGAACTGTTCTAAGCTTTTTGCAGAGGCGGAAATCGCTGCCAGCAACTCTGTTCTGCATCTATCTACAGCCGAAGCTGCTGCTGGTGCGGACTCAGTGGGGCTGCAGTCGCAGGCTGCGGTGCTGGCCCAGTCCCTGCACGACTACTGGCAGCAGGTTATGAGGGATCAAAACGCGGAGGACTTACATGTTTGGATTCTGAATGGGAACGACGAGTTTTCGGTCTCGAGCTTAACAAGCTTATCGGAGGATAACTCAGACTTCGCTTGGACTATGGACAAGGTAAACAATATGAGAGTCATTTGGAACCCGTCGTTACCACTTAGAATAAAGGTGGTCTCTTGGAGATTTTTTGCTGAAAGAATTCCTGTCAAAGACCTTATGCTACAGCGGGGTGTTTCCAATTTTCCAACGTATGATTGCGTTTTTTGTTCGGCTCAACCGGAAAGTTTGAAACACTTGTTTTTTGATTGTTTGATCTCTAAAGAGGTGTGGAAAAGAATATTTATTTGGATGGGAGAAGCTAGCCATATTTATTTTCAAGATTTCATGTGTTTTGAGTCTATTCAAAACAAGGTGAAGAATTCCAAAATCAAGGCCTCGATTAATGTTATTTGGATAGCCACTGTTTGGAGCTTGTGGATAATGAGAAATTCTATTATTTTCGAGGATAAATCGTATAGCTTTGATGAGGTGTTTTCTAATACTTTGTTTCTCTCTTGGAGATGGTTAGGTTTATCTCATAAATTAGCTCAGGATAGTTTTTATGTCTGGTACAAGAGACCTTTGGATTGTTTCAAGTGTAATTAG